The Populus nigra chromosome 14, ddPopNigr1.1, whole genome shotgun sequence genome has a segment encoding these proteins:
- the LOC133673309 gene encoding uncharacterized protein LOC133673309: MGGYEPEKQVCKIHPYNDQKQGVCASCLRERLKQLIYVNTSQAAIMAPASCSSSPDDPYSPASSSDHVSRRRHNGNISDNNNNSMGSISFRVSIGDRLKKSRSLAFVSRNHVGEVKNGKKNNNGFWTKLLHLKGKKDQVLMRSGVSMTMSERMYN; this comes from the coding sequence ATGGGAGGGTATGAGCCAGAAAAACAAGTATGCAAGATTCATCCGTATAATGATCAGAAACAAGGGGTTTGTGCATCATGTTTAAGAGAGAGATTAAAGCAACTAATCTATGTTAACACTTCACAAGCTGCAATCATGGCACCTGCTTCATGTTCTTCTTCTCCTGATGATCCTTACTCCCCCGCTTCCTCTTCAGACCATGTGTCTCGCCGCCGCCATAACGGGAACATTtcggataataataataatagtatggGTTCAATATCCTTCAGGGTAAGTATTGGTGATCGGTTAAAGAAGAGTAGATCGCTTGCTTTTGTGTCAAGAAACCATGTTGGAGAGGTCAAGAATGGGAAGAAGAATAATAATGGGTTTTGGACCAAGTTGCTTCATTTGAAGGGAAAGAAGGATCAGGTTTTGATGCGTTCTGGTGTCTCTATGACTATGAGTGAAAGGATGTATAATTGA